The sequence gtttctgtgtgtgagtgtgtagtgtatatatatatatatatatgtgtatatttgtgtgtgtgtgtgtgtgtgtgtgtgtgtgtacatacatatatgtgtgtgtgtgtgtgtgtgtgtgtgtgtgtgtgcatatacatatatatgtgtgtgtgtgtgtatatatatatatgtgtatatttgtgtgtgtgtgtgtacatacatatatgtgtgtgtgtgtgtgtgtatacatatatatgtgtgtgtgtgtgtgtgtgtgtgtgcatatacatatatatgtgtatatttgtgtgtgtgtgcatatacatatatatgtgtgtgtgtgtgtgtatatatgagtgcgtatgtatatatgtgtgtgtgaatatatatgtgtgtgtgtgtgtgtgtgtgtgtgtatattcgtAAGACCATAAGGCAAGcacggcctcacagcgccggagaccttgtTCGATCTTggctcgagtgctgtctgtgtggagtttgtacgttcgccccgtgacctgcgtggcttttctccgggtgctccagtttgctcccgcactccaaaggcatacgggtttgtaggttgatgagCTTCAGTGAAATTACAAGTggctcctagtgtgtgtaggatggcgctagtgtacggggtgatcgctggtcagttcggACACGGGGGGCCGAAGATGGCGGCACCTCGCGGcaccggcctctgcagtccgtccgtcctttatttttatttttgtcccgtttggttgtagtttatatattgtttttagctggtgtatatgtgtgggggggggggcggtgagggggcgggggaaactttaaaatctcttccctgtactcaccatcgtggagctggccggcttcggagcgtggcgagccgtggtggcgcgcggctgcaggcccggtggacggtgacatcgggggctcgcgggtccctggtgggagaccacttttctgaGCTCCCGCCACGGCAAactctcccgcccgaattgtgaGGTTGAAAACGACCctgagcggggcctgacatcgcccggcgtggctttaacggccgcgggacttgccatcgcccgccgggggctttaacatcaggagaagaatggaaaacaggggagagacaagactttgccttccatcacagtgaggaggagattcgctgtgatggatgtctgtgtaaattgtgttaattgtgtgtcttgtgttttttcccccccttgttttatgactgcagaaaccacatttAGTTTGAAAtttatttgaggttcaaatgacaataaacgctaCTGTATATTGTATTGTTGATTTAATTCCCCACGTAATATCCTATGTGGAGTAGATGATACTAAGTGTGGTACATGCTTTGATCTGTTTCAGGTTGGTCTTGTGGTGAACAAAGGTCAGGACCATGTCTGTCCTCACTGCCAGGGCTGCAGACAACACCAAGGTGGTCGGCAAGATGGGCTTTGAGTTCCAGCAGAACGCACCGTCTGACAATGACTCGGGCTGCTCTCTGGAGGAATACGCCTGGGTCCCACCGGGACTCAAGCCCGAGCAGGTGGGGAAAAACAGTTACTcgaggaaatagaaacatagaaacataattggtgcaggaggaggccattcggcccttcgagccagcactgccattcaatgtgatcatggctgatcatccccaatcagtaccctgttcctgccttctccccacatcccctgactccgctatctttaagagccctatctagctctcttttgaacgcatccagagaaccggcctccaccgccctccgaggcagagaattccacagactcaccactctctgcgagtaGTGAGTTTGTGGACCCCATATCtccacttctccccatatcccttgaccccactagcccctagagctctatctaactctctcttaaatccacccagtgacttggcctccactgccctctgtggcagggaattccacacattcacaactctccgggtgaaaaagttttttctcacctcggtcttaaatggcctcccctttattctaagactgtgtgtggcccctggttctggacccgcccaacattggaaacatttttcctgcatcaagcttgtccagtccttttataattttatatgtttctatatgatccccctcctcatccttctaaactccagtgaatacaagcctagtctttacaatctttcctcatatgacagtcccgccatcccagggatcaatctcgtgaacctacgctgcactgcctcaatcacaaataaATCTCTCGCCCTCCCGCTTCAAGGGCAGCCGATTGGTTTTGGTCGTGAGACTGCCAATCAACCACAATGATTGTCTattattggggacgatcagccacgatcacattgaatgtcggtactggctcgaagggccgaatggcctactgctgcacctattgtccattgtctattgaaacaagtCCAATGTGAAAAGTACTACAAAATGCAACACAATGGTGTCCTATTGCAACCCAGtcagcacggaggcgcagcggtagagtcgctgcctcacagcgccagagacccgggttcgatcctgactacgggcgctgcctgtacggagtttgcacgttctcccagtgtgctccggtttcctcccacactccaaaggcgtgcaggtttgtaggttaattggcttcggtgtaaatgtacattgtcccgagtgggtgtgtgtaggatttgagttagtgtgcgggggggatcgctggtcggcacggactcggtgggccgaagggcctgtttccgcgctgtatctctaaactaaacttaaaagtaCGGTTGTCGAGGATtacggggagtaggcaggagaatgtggttgagggggagagatagatcagcggggtagacttgatgaaccgaatggcctaatcaagtctcgaccagaagcgtcacatagaaacatagaaattaggtgcaggagtaggccattcggcccttcgagcctgcaccgccattcaatatgatcatggctgatcatccaactcagtatcccgtacctgccttctctccataccctctgatcaccttagccacaagggccagccacatctaactccctcttaaatatagccaatgaactggcctcaactaccctctgcggcagagagttccagagattcaccactctctgtgtgaaaaaagttcttctcatctcggttttaaaggatttcccccttatccttaagctgtgaccccttgtcctggacttccccaacatcggaaacaatcttcctgcatctagcctgtccaaccccttaagaattttgtaagtttctataagatcccctctcaatctcctaaattctagagagtataaaccaagtctatccagtcacccattccttctctccagagatgctgcctgtcccgctgagttactccatcattttgtgtctatcttcggtgtaaaccagcatctgcagttccccgctACTTagaacaggaaaaggccctttggcctgcaatgtagagggggcgggggggggagggtgcaattaatgcaggcaagtgggatttgtATAGATAGGCATAATGGTCAACAtagccatgatgggccgaagggcctgttgctgtgtctAATTCTGGCCGAATTCtgttcctatcgcttatgaacttataaCTGGTGTCTTTCTCACCCCGCAGGTTCACCAGTATTTCCGCTGTTTACCGGAGGAGAACATCCCGTACGTCAACAGCATTGGGGAGAAATTCCGCGTCAAACAGCTCCTGTACCAGCTGCCGCCACACGACAATGACGTAAGCGCCCGCGAGCAGTACGCGACTAGCCCGTGGCAGCCCGGTtgcgactggttagcacgcagcggCAAAGCTTTCGGCcgcaacctcggtacacgtgacaaccgGCTCAACCTAACCACGTCGGGAGGaacttgcaggtgctggtttacaccgaagatagacgcacaaaatgctggagtaactcagcgggacgggcagcatctctggagagaagtctggagagaggaagggtctcggcccgaaacgttgcctatttccttcgctctgtgcaaagagttgaacaatctccactataggaaataggcaacgtttcgggccgaaacccggaagggtttcggcccgaaacgttgcctatttccttcgctccatagatgctgctgcacccgctgagttgcctatttccttcgctccatagatgctactgcaccagctgagtttctccggcacttttgtctaccttcgattttccagcatctgcagttccttcttaaacaacacgctgcctgtcccgctgagttactccagcattttgcatctatcgtcattgtaaaccagcatctgcagttccttccgacacagaaacaggccatcgaaCCCATCgaagtctcggcccgaaacatctcccattccttctctccagagatgctgcctgtccctgccgagttactccagcatttgtgtcacaATGTGCTACGCAGAACTATAGCACCCCCCCCGACCTAATCCATGGTTCCTTGACCTCCACCACACACTGgttaacctgaggagcaccttcagcagctcagtggcacaggcagctgCTCAgtggaattagaaacatagaaacatagaaattaggtgcaggagtatgccattcggcccttcgagcctgcaccgccattcaatatgatcatggctgatcatcccgtacctgcctttctctccataccccctgatccccttagccacaagggccacatctaactccctcttaaatatagccaatgaactggcctcaactaccctctgcggcagagagttccagagattcaccactctctgtgtgaaaaaagttcttctcatctcggttttaaaggatttcccctttatccttaagctatgaccccttgtcctggacttccctaacatcgggaacaatcttcctgcatctagcctgtccaaccccttaagaattttgtaagtttctataagatcccctctcaatcttctaaattctagagagtataaaccaagtctatccagacttctctgccacagaaggcagtggaggccaattcactggatgttttcatgagtgagttagatagagctcttaaaccgGCACCTGCACCTATTCCCAAACATGAGGGTGACAATAgataattgaaggtacacaaaaaagctggagaaactcagtgggtgcagcagcatctgtggagcgaaggaaatgggcaacgtttcgggccgagacccttcttcagacgataatagacaacaggtgcaggattaggccattcggcccttcgagccagcaccaccattcactgtgatcatggctgatcatccccaatcagtaccccgttcctgccttctccccatatcccctgactccgctatctttaagagtccgatctagctctctcttgaaagtatccagataattcagaggcagagaattccacagactcaccactctctgtgaggaaaagtgtctccccgtctccgttctaaatggcttaccccttattcgtaaactgtgtggcccctggttctggactcccccaacatcgggaagatgtttcctgcctctagcatgtccaagcaccttaataatcttgtatgtttcaataagtggtGTTGatgcaaagggtgatgggtgtgtggaacgagctgccagaggaggtagttgaggctgagactatcccaacgtttaagaaacagttagacaggattagacaggtttggagggagatggggccaaacgcgggcgggtgggactggcatagctgggacatgttggccagtatgggcaagttgggctgaagggcctgtttccacactgtatcactctatgactgtatgaagcAGCCCCTCCACCACTGACGAAGCCGTCTCTGCCTGCAGGAGAAGTATTGCcagtctctgggtgaagaggagaAGATGGAACTGCGACTGTTCAGCGGGCAGCGCAAGAGAGAGGCCCTGGGCCGAGGAATCGTCCAAGTCTTCCCGCTGACCGCGTCCGGAGCGCTGTGCGAGAAGGTGAGGCTCGTTCCCGGCGCGGGCCGCGAAAAATCTGACGCCGGGCGGTGAATCGGTGGaactctttgccgcagaaggtgtTGGGGACTTCACCCCAACAATGTGTACAAacatactgccccccccccccccccccccacatctccggTGATCAGCGCGGGTGTCAGGgactacggggagaaggcaggaggatggggttcagagggagagatagatcagccaagattgacttgatgatgggccgaatggcctaattctactgctatcacttatgatcttctgaCCATGGgtttagggccgaatggcctaattctactactatcacttatgatcttctgaCCATGGGTTTAGCAGGTGCATGGATCAGAGGGCAGATGCTGCAAGCAATAATCGCAGagtcaacatgctggagtaactcagcgggacaggcagcatcactggagtgaaggattaggtgacgtttagggttgagaccctcctcgtGACTGAGAgtgagaatttctttagccagagggtggtgaatctgaggaatccattgccacagagtccgagtcattgggtatttttttaaagcggagattgatggcTTTTCGCacgaacgctggagtaactcagcgggtcgggcagcatctctggagaaagtaatGTGTgagttttggggtcgagacccttcttcagactgagagtcagggggagaaggaAATGAGAGTAAcacacgatgatgtagagagatatagagcgtACAAGGACAAGGATCTCGCTGCAGCAGAGATATGAGCATATAAGGCGTCATCCTTATGTACACGGGGcctgtggatgtggggaggatgtttccgctcgtgggagagtctaggaccaggggtggggaacctgcggccttctaggccagtaagtgcggccttttgaatgaatccaaattttgtagaacaaacccttttatttttattaatatgtttttgttcgtcttttattattttttattttaatcttaaaatgaacgtatttaaaataccaaagagtaaaaaaaGATTCAACGGAATAATCctctatctaattgaagtttcttgcatgcggccttgttagattacagctaacttaatgcggccttccaacttgaaaaggttccccacctggcctaggcctcagaattaaaggacgtccctgcaaactggagatgaggaggaatttcttgagttagagggtggtgaatctgtggacttcattgccacagagggcggtggaggccaagtcaacgggtgtttttaaagcggagatcaaCAAGTTCTtaattagacttcagagatacaagtaacaggcccttcagcccatcgagaccatgccagtcacagtgggggggggggggggggggggggggtaagggctAAGAGTGGGGAAGGGCTAAGAGTGGGGAAGGGTCAGATGGGAGGGTAAGGGTCAACAGAGGGGGAGGGTCAAACGAGGGGGGAAGGGTCTAGAGTGGGGGAAGGTCACGGAGGCTAAAGGGTCACGGAGAGGGTAAGGTTCAAGAGTGGGGGAGGGTCACGGAAAAGGGTAAGGGTCAAGTGGGGGAGGGTCACGGAGAGGGTAAGGGTCACGGAGAGGGTAAGGGTCAACAGTGGGGGAGGGTCACGGAAAGGGTAAGGGGTCAAGAGTGGGGGAGGGTCACGGAGAGGGTAAGGGTCAACAGAGGGGGAAGGTCAGAcgaggggggaagggtggggtcaTGGAGAGGGTAAGGGTcaagagtgggggggggtcacAGAGGGTAAGGGTCACGGAGAGGGTAAGGGTCAAGAGTGGGGGAGGGTCACGGAAAGGGGGTAAGGGtcaagagtggggagagggtcacgGAGAGGATAAGGGTCAAGAGTGGGGGAGGGTCATGGGGGTACGGAGAGGGTAAGGGTCATGGGGGAAGGGtctgagagggagggggtggtggatgggggggggggggagggcgggatgggggggggggggggtgtttttcCTCAGTGCGGGTGTACCTAACTCTGCCCGCGCTCCACAGTGTGGACTGGCCATGAGTGGCGGTGACGTGGGCATCTTTGCCCAGCGGGCGGGCGGAGGCACCTGTTGGCACCCGCACTGCTTCAGCTGCCACACCTGCCAGCACCTCCTGGTCGACCTCATCTACTTCCACCAGCACGGCAAAGTCTACTGCGGCCGGCACCATGCCGACCTCTTCAAACCCCGCTGCGCCTCGTGTGACCAGGTTAGTGGACAGCCGacacacttataaccatataaccatataacaattacagcacggaaacaggccatctcgacccttccagtccgtgccgaacacataatctcccctagtcccatatacctgcgctcagaccataaccctccattcccttcccatccatataactatccaatttatttttaaatgataaaaacgaacctgcctccacaccaccttcactggaagctcattccacacagctaccactctctgagtaaagaagttcccctctcatgttacccctaaacttcagtcccttaattctcaagtcatgtccccttgtttgaatcttcccgactctcagtgggaaaagcttttccacgtcaactctgtctatccctctcatcattttaaaaacctctatcaagtcccccccttaaccttctacgctccaaagaataaagccctaacttgttcaacctttctctgtaacttagttgctgaaaccc comes from Leucoraja erinacea ecotype New England unplaced genomic scaffold, Leri_hhj_1 Leri_1728S, whole genome shotgun sequence and encodes:
- the LOC129716136 gene encoding prickle-like protein 2, whose protein sequence is MSVLTARAADNTKVVGKMGFEFQQNAPSDNDSGCSLEEYAWVPPGLKPEQVHQYFRCLPEENIPYVNSIGEKFRVKQLLYQLPPHDNDEKYCQSLGEEEKMELRLFSGQRKREALGRGIVQVFPLTASGALCEKCGLAMSGGDVGIFAQRAGGGTCWHPHCFSCHTCQHLLVDLIYFHQHGKVYCGRHHADLFKPRCASCDQVSGQPTHL